A region of the Leeuwenhoekiella sp. MAR_2009_132 genome:
TATTATAAGCCCCACAGCATTAATAGAATCTGAAACTGCTACAGCTTTAAGACCCCCAAAAATCGCATAAATACTCCCTATTAAACCAATAATCCATACCGTAACCCACAATGCACTTTCTGGACTTAATCCCATACGCTCTGGGATATCAAACATAGTATTAATCGCTAACGCTCCAGAATATAATACTGTAGGCAACATAGATATGGCATATGCCATCAGGAATAAAATAGATACAATGGTCTTGGTTAGTTTTCCGTAGCGCGTCTCTAAAAACTGCGGAATGGTAGATATACCGCCTTTTAAATACTTAGGAAGCAAAACAAATGCCGTGAAAACCATTGCGATTGCAGCAATTACCTCATAAGCTGCGATTAAAATACCTTCGCTAAAACCTACTCCGTTTGTACCTATAATTTGCTCGGTAGAAAGGTTAGTAAGCAATAAAGAACCTGCAATTACGGGTCCTGTTAGACTTCGACCGCCTAAGAAATAACCATCAGAGGTAGTTTCATCTGTTTTCCGCGAAGCGAAATACGCAATAACCGCTACTAATAGTGTAAACGCGGCAAAAGTAATTAGTCCCATAAATAAATTTGTAAATGATTAATTATAAAATTATTAGCAACCCTGACCGTAATAAGCATCCTTACCATGTTTACGCTCGTAGTGTTTTTTAATAAGTGAATCTTTCAGTCTTGGAGCATTGGGGTTTATCTGAAGTGTTAATTGCGCCATACGCGCTATTTCTTCGAGCACTTTACTATTATAAACCGCTTTTGCAGCTGTCTCTCCCCAGGCAAACGGACCGTGATTTCCTAAAAGTACCATATTGACCTCCTCGTAATCAAGACCTTTATTTTTAAAACAATCTAATATCTGAATACCGGTATTGTGCTCGTAATTCCCCGCAATTAAATCATCATGCATAGGTGGTGCACACGGGATATCTGCTGTTAAATGGTCTGCATGTGTTGTTCCAAAAACAGGAATATCTAGCTGTGCCTGAGCCCAGGCAACAGAATAGGTGGCGTGGGTATGCGCAATACCACCTACTTTTTCCCAATGCTTATACAAATAAGCATGAGTTTTTGTATCTGAAGAAGGTCTCTTCTTCC
Encoded here:
- a CDS encoding L-ribulose-5-phosphate 4-epimerase; protein product: MYKSLKEECYEANMELDALGLVIYTFGNVSAVDRKNAVFAIKPSGVPYELLKPQDIVIVDYDNAIVEGKKRPSSDTKTHAYLYKHWEKVGGIAHTHATYSVAWAQAQLDIPVFGTTHADHLTADIPCAPPMHDDLIAGNYEHNTGIQILDCFKNKGLDYEEVNMVLLGNHGPFAWGETAAKAVYNSKVLEEIARMAQLTLQINPNAPRLKDSLIKKHYERKHGKDAYYGQGC